GCGTCGAGCCTTCTACCAGGCTGGTACCCTCGTCATGAGTAAAAAGACAGAACGACAGACGGAAAAAATGGGAGAAAAGCTACCGTTTCTCAGCGCCGGATATCTGCCCAGCATAGGGCACGAAAACCGTTTCCATTCGTGCAATGTGTTTCCACCCAACACTGCAACCTCCAATAACCACTGAGAGCTAGGCGTCTAGCATGTGACACTTTGGGGTCTCCATAGCCTTCCGTGCTCCTCGTGGTCGTGTAGTCTACATTCCCTTTGATGGTTTCTTTTCGGTACGGTGCCGGAACCTTCTTTCCCCTCATATCATGGTTTTGTGGGGGAAATACGTAGAACCGTGGATGGTAactttctctcctcatcCCAGGTGCATGCCTTGCCAAACTGCACACAGAGCATCTCAACGTTCCACTCTTCCCCGTACCCTTCGGATCCATTCCCTTCTCCAATGGATATATGCTTCTCTTGCCACAGGTAAACTACCTGTGCGGCGGCCCAAACTTTCAACTGCAAGTAGCTGCTTTCGCCGGTGACAGCATCCGCGTACCGCTTAAGACATACGGAGGTTCGCGTCTCCTACACACGGGGTCGCCTACTTATCTCCGTATCATTGTCGTGACCATACCGTAGCATCCGGGCTGTTTTCGCATTCCTCCACTTTCACTGAATTAGGAGCGTTGCGCGTTTTGAATTTGGTCCGGATGCCTCGCCTGGCAAAATCCTCGAGTCCACCTTCCAGCATTCCCACCACATGCTCATGCGAATTGCTCCTTTTTAGAAACACTTAATCCCTGTTCCCTCGTCTCGGATGGTATGTTTACGGTGTCGGAAGCATCTGAAACACCAATATAACAAACAATCGGTCAAGCGAACTGGAAGCCTCCCACAACCTACATAAGCCGCATAGAAACTGAGCCAAACTGTTCTTCAGCCTGCTGCCACCTTTCTCTATAAAAGACGTTTGGAGAAACTAATGTGTCAGTGCGCAGCATGAACCGCGGGTACGATAGGCTTGAATATATTCTCTTTGCTGAAGTGTGCAGTGTGGCAAACGCTCACCCGCCATGTAGCTCACGCAGTTCACGTTCCTTATCGAAAGAACACTGCTCTACTTTGTGTCCACAAGGAGAGATTTGGCCCGAGACACATGAGCAGTACCATGCAGTGCGGCTGAATTTTAGAAGTGAGGGATGACAACAGCCACAATGCACTGGTTGAACGCGTAGCCGAGTGTAGCATTTTTAGTCTCGGCTGCTATTCCTcgtttcgtgtctcctccgtctccggAATGTGGAACAGAATGTGACCGAATTCACGAGGCTTGCGCTCGCTTTTACTGGGTAGTGGGGAACTCCATCACTTCTGCCTATCTCGAGAAGACTCTTCGATCCGTAAAAGATTCGCTGTATTTTTTCTTCTCAGTTCCAAGCTGATCTGCTATCCAGATCCCCGCTATCCGCGCAGTTTCATTTTTATCAAGAGCTAGTTCTCCATTGTTAAGATTTCCTCCCTTATACAGAAATGTCCACTTTTTTGATTGCGTCCGTTTGTGACTTGGTGGAAATCCTAAACCCGCCGCCTTTCCTTGCATTTCCATGCGCCCCCTCTAGAAGCCACCGACGCCCCCGCTGCTTTCCTCCGTAGTTCCCTCCAGTATAACGTCACAAACGAGTGAGTACGACAGGTGTtacgaagaaaaaaaaaccaaCATGCCCCCTCAACCAcgttctttctgtgttcGTGGCAAACACCTGATCTCATTCTACACATCACCTCAACCATCGGCCGTCGAAAGAGCGAAGTGAAGTGAAGTGAGTACCACTAACCTCCTTTGCCACATCATACAGTGAATCCACACCAGCAAAACAGCAGCTTCAGTTCCAGTCACACATCTCGCACATGGCTACAAGCAGAACGAAAGCGAGTGGAAAAACAATTTGCACtctgctctgcttcctcagTAGCCCCTACCATCGATGCACTAACGTCAGGTACGACCTCTGATGAAATACGCGATTCTTTGTCACACATGTGATCCTAGGGTGAAAGTGGTAGGAAGTTGGACGCCCGTTCTCTCGAAATTCCTTGTTTTTCCGCGTTTCGGCCTGCACTGTGTCCTGCTGTTCGCTGTTAaatttcttcttgttcttcatTCGAGTCGAatcctctttcgtctccggTGAGAACAATCagcgttcgtctctcgcattttcttgcgtctcttttggatgtcttctcgttcttctttctagCTGAaggcttctctttcttcttcggccaCCCATCCACTTCCTGTCTTTCACCTTCAGTTTCCTTTCCATCTCCATAGTCTGGCTTTCCGTCCGTTCTTGCGGCTTTCGTGTTCTCCTTTTTCATCCTGCTGTTCGCTTTGCTCGCAAGCTTGGTGTGGCTGTATCCGCCTCCCTGCACCATTTCTTCAGAATGCATGTCGCATGCACTCCGGGGGTCGGCAGTGCCGCCACtgacttcttttcttcgaaaTCACATCTTTCCTTTGggttcttccctctttttcgtcgcttcctccttcggTTCAGTCCTTTGCTAGTATGTGGTattcttgcctctctcctgcccATTTTCATCACTCGCCTTTTGTCACCTGCACTCAGCTCACCAGTCGTTGCGCTGAACAACTCTCGAAGTCGTCGCTCcacgcgtcgccctcgagaCACCGTGCTCCGGCTTAGGCATACCTGCTGCCCCGAAACTCCTTCCACCACTAGGGGAATTTCTACAGAGCTGCTACGAAACGCGTGTGGCCGTTTCAAGAGGTCTGGCGCTCCCCACTTTCTCACGCACCTTCCTCTGCAACTGGCGCATACCCTGTCTCGCCGTCGGGCCCTGCTGCAGGTGGCGCGGATTCCACCGTAGTTACACCGTTTATGATTCGCGGCGATTTCGACCCTCCAGCCGGCCCTTCAGCTTGCTCCCGACTATGGCGGAACGGGCACGCGTCGCCCCGAATGCATCTCCCCTGTAGCCAGAGACACGCGGCACTCTCACGGTGCTACACCAATGGGATTTCGAACAGACAGTTCCGACGGAACATCACTGGAAAGCACAACAAACAACcagcttcgcctttccttgGTTCCCACGAGCCGAACCTCCTGACACACTACACACAGGCCAGAGATGTACACGGACAACTGGGACGGGACACGCAGCAGCCTAAACTCTTGAAGACTTGCAGATGCCACCACACGCTTGTTTAAAAACGAGTCGAGTGGCAAGCCCTTCGACAGAGCTTTTCCTTTGCTCTTacctgaagaaagaaacggcaTTCCCTACCCCTGAAAGGCCCGAGTCCTCCGCGATCTGGAGATCGCGAACGAGGTCTGCCCCTGCCAGTCCGCAACACAAACAGGAAGCACGCCTACAGTTGATCTCTCCAATTTGTAGTTGGTGCAGGTCAGCAATTTCTCAATCAAAGAGCACTGACAGCATGGACAAATGCAGTGTCCAAACGCAAAAAGGCCTGCGTACCCTCGCTCTCGAGTCACCTGGACGGCACGCAATCATTCAAGAGCTCTCCTCCAGAAAATACATCCCACTGAGCCTTAAGCAGCACAGTTAGAGTAGCGCATTTGCTTAAAAGATTGGAACatcaacgaagaagacattCGGCCGAGAATATGTGTACCATGGCCCCCCAATGAAGGTGACTAGAGTTGTACCTGCCATAACCGTATTCGCGGCCGTACGGAGAGTAACCAGGGTAGCTTCGCGCGCCGCCATTCAGATCTGCATCCGCAACAAAGCGAGGAAATAAAACATGCATGTGGCTCGCGTAAATGTAAGTACACGaatttgcatgcatggaaATCCACACATGCAGGTGTGTCTAGAGTCCAGTGCTCTGCAAGCCACAGCTTTCTAGACGGTTTCGATCATGGACAGCAGCACCGGATGCGGTGTTCTGAAAACAGACACCCTGTGATGCCCGAAAAGGCCATTTCTGTGGCTTTCACTCCGGCTGGTGAATGCATCGATTCTCAACTCACCATCAGCACCCGTAACCCCCGGATGCACGAGAGACGCCTCATGGACGAACGGGCAAGCATCGCCTTTACGGCAGCTGTGCTGCAAAGAAGTAGAGTAACGCGCAGCATTTCCTTATTCTTACGAAAGGAGCTTTGAAAAATTTTGACTGAACATATACACCTTCTACACCTGCTCATGCAAAGCCGTTTGAGTTCGGCCCACACTGGCCACAACCGCccagggaagacgaagcctTGCCCGTGCAGCTGCATGAATGCATTCCCCAATTCGCCTGTTTCACTCTCAGGGATCCGCAGGTCGCCAGGATTGCACTCTCCTCACCCACAGTGTCGACGCAGCATTTGCTTGGACAACTTCTTGGCAACACAGAATCCTAGACCACGCGACATGTCGCTCCAGCTGGCACGTGCAAGTCCCTTTCCCTTACCAATCTAGCCATCTTGTCCTTCACTGCGAGCCACCGAGACGCCCACCACTACAACTCGTAGTATCTATCAAACAAAAGCTTGTAACAAACCATATCCCCCCGGTGACTCGCTTCTTTCCCAAAAAGAGCCACTGAAGTCCCCGAAATCGGCGCGTGTGTTGTTTCGGCTAAACCCCCTTCCCCCCGGCACATCTGTCGTTATTCTCGAGTACGCCTTAGTGCTCACCGGCCAGAAGTTGCACAGCTTTCTGCTGATGGGAAGCATCACGGGGCGGGTTGAGACAGGGTCGGAGCTCACTGCGCCCGGATGCTGCATGTGGTATGCGGCCGAACTGGGCGAGGCTGCAGTCGAGCCAGCTGCGGGGAAGTACAAGTCTGTATGTCTTGCGCCGGTTGCGCTAGTAACAGTCGACACCTGGACCTGCTGCGACGGAGCCGAGTAACTTGCGGGGTAGCTCGAGGGGTAGCCGCCGTACGGATTTGGCTGCTCTGCGGAACGGCCGGAAACGACAGTACTGGGCGCTGCACTCGCAACGATCGAGGAAGTGCCGCTGGGTCCATACGCCCCGCCATCGCGCACTGCCACTGCGTAGTACTGTCCATATGGCGAGACAGACTGCGAGCTGTTCGCCGTTGCAGCCTGTCGAAGTGCCGCGATCTCCTCTACCGAAAACTTGCCTGGGAACAACGACAAAAGTCTTTAAGACTTATCTAGGACGGGGCAAGAGACGTGGGCCGAGAGAAACGGTTTCGGGAAAGCGCAGTGGCACTGCAGTCCATCTGGCACTCCCTCTCCTGAGCAGGAGTGTACCGGGGCAAGCGGCTTCGAATTCAGGCAAACCTAGTTGGGGCTGCAGCGACCGCAGGGAGAACGTTTGATCTCGCAAGTGGAGAAACGACAATGGTGCCTATGAGCGCGAACGTACCGGGCAGCAGTTCGTCAACAGAGTGCGCGAATCCGCAGTAAACGCCTGCGCTGCACTGTCCGCTTCGGTTGACGCAGAGATCTGCAGCGTTAAataaaggagagagggagtgGCTGTGTGTCGCACAAATGCATTGACCTCGAGTAAGAGCTAAGACTCTCGACTCGGATTGGAGCTTCACTATCTGCacgtgttttttctcgcttcgaTCTCAACTGCTCCAGCAATCCTGCAGGTATGAATGCCGATCTTGaacgttttccttttcattATCCTCGCATGTGAATGAAGGATGCTGGATGCCTTCCATTCGTCTCCGGTGTACCAGCGGGGTGTCTCCACGTCAACTGAGACTTGAACCTCAATGGGCGTCGAGCAGGACTGGCGCAACCTACACCAAATTCCAAGATAACGGTAGACTGAAAGCATTCATGAGCCCCAAAAGAATTGATCGCGTTCTTACCCGTCTTGTAACCCGTGGGAGGCTGCGGGTACTGTGGACCCGACCCCGTAACGGAGTAGTACGGCGATGGCCCAACTTCCGACGGGAAGGCCATCCTGCTGCCGCTCGGATGCATGTATGGGCAATTTGCGCCATGTTTACAAACCCCCTGCAAGGCATGGACAGCGTAGAGGAGCGTGGTGCTTGCCCACGTTTTCGAAATCTCGTCGTCTCAGCAAGTGTCAGCCGGCAACTGGATGTTCC
This Toxoplasma gondii ME49 chromosome VIII, whole genome shotgun sequence DNA region includes the following protein-coding sequences:
- a CDS encoding zinc finger (CCCH type) motif-containing protein (encoded by transcript TGME49_268570), with amino-acid sequence MSDVEPTPQIGPQPAEAGHGHEEGAGNSHDSSGYYGGSYGGRSAPYKKTLCRHWQAGNCRNGHRCTFSHGIEDLKGTRGILCRFFVRGVCKHGANCPYMHPSGSRMAFPSEVGPSPYYSVTGSGPQYPQPPTGYKTDLCVNRSGQCSAGVYCGFAHSVDELLPGKFSVEEIAALRQAATANSSQSVSPYGQYYAVAVRDGGAYGPSGTSSIVASAAPSTVVSGRSAEQPNPYGGYPSSYPASYSAPSQQVQVSTVTSATGARHTDLYFPAAGSTAASPSSAAYHMQHPGAVSSDPVSTRPVMLPISRKLCNFWPHSCRKGDACPFVHEASLVHPGVTGADDLNGGARSYPGYSPYGREYGYGRGRPRSRSPDRGGLGPFRGRECRFFLQGRCIRGDACPFRHSREQAEGPAGGSKSPRIINGVTTVESAPPAAGPDGETGYAPVAEEGA